In Haliscomenobacter hydrossis DSM 1100, the DNA window TTTGTTCAATGTTTCCAATCAATCGACTGGCTTGCTCTTCCACGTCCTTACGCCGGTTGCGGTAAACATCCGTCACATGGTGCAACAATTGTGGCCAGGAGGGACGGTTGAAGGCCGCAAGGGGTGGATAATAGGTTCCCGCCAAAAAAGGGCGTCCATCGGGCGTCAAAAAACAATTGAGTGGCCAGCCGCCTGAACCCGTCATGATCACACAGGCCTCCATATAAATGTGGTCAACATCGGGTCTTTCTTCGCGGTCGACCTTGATGTTGATGAAGTTTTCATTCATGATCGCCGCCACATCGGCGTTTTCAAACGACTCTCGTTCCATCACGTGGCACCAGTGGCAGGTCGAATAGCCAATGCTTACCAAAATGGGTTTGTCTTCTTTTTTGGCACGTTCAAAAGCTTCGGGTTTCCAGGCGTACCAGTCTACCGGATTGTGGGCGTGTTGGAGTAAATATGGACTGGTTTCAAATTGCAACCGATTCATGAATGAGTTTATTTGGAAAACAGTTATTGGGTATTTGAGTTGCCCAAACTGCAACAAAAATCCATTTTTAGGTAGTAAAGGCAATACCCATACCTAACATTAGGTATAAGCCCCCCTCCCTTAAGCTAGGTAATTTTCGTGTAATGATGATTTTTGTTAGTAGAAAAAGAAAAAAAACGATCTATTTTAGCGCCAAGTTGTTAATTAGATTAAATCAAAATAAGCAAACCAGTGGTCGCAACCAGTAATTCAGGAAAGCAATTGGCCAAAATGAAAATTGGCAGCAAGGGACATGTCTCTCATTTCACCGATACATGCATGGCTTGCAAACTATTGTCAATGGGGATCTTGCCAGGTACACAAATCGAAGTGATTCGCGCTGCCCCTTTTGGCGGGGGATGTTACATCAAAGCGGACAACTTGTTGATCGCCTTGCGCAAATCAGAAGCTTGCAGCATCGTTATACAGTAGCTATTTTTTCATTATTTCTTTAGTCCTGTCAACGGTTTGAAACCAGCGCATTTGCCCGAACAAGAGCCAAAAATTGCCCTCATTGGTAACCCCAACAGTGGCAAAACCTCTATTTTTAACCAGCTTACTGGCCTACAACAAAAGGTAGGCAACTTTCCAGGAGTTACGGTTGACAAAAAAACCGGAACGCTGGAACTTCCCGGTGGCATCCGCGCCGAACTGATCGACCTTCCAGGCGCTTACAGTTTTTATCCCACGTCCAAAGACGAAAAACTGGTAGTTCAAAGTTTGGTACAACCCGGCAATGACAACTATCCCGATGCCATTGTGTACATCGCCGATGTCACCAAGCTGGAAAAACACCTCTTGCTGTTCAGCCAACTGAAAGACCTCGGCATTCCGGTGGTTTTGGCACTCAACATGGCGGATGTAGCCGAACAGGAAGGCTTGCAATACGACCTGGATAAACTCTCGCAAAAATTGGGCGCCCCTGCCCTGCTCTTGAGTGGCCGCAGCGGCGAAGGCATGAACAAGCTGAAAACCATGTTGGCAGAATTATTGGCGCAACCCGCCATTGGCCCTGTCGACAGCACCCAATACCGACTTTCCCCCGAAGAATCCAAACTGATTCCGCAATTACAAGATAAATTTCCGGGCTACACGCCTTATCAGTTGGTGCTTTTGGCGCACCACGTCAAGTGGCTGCCATTTTTGAGCCCGCTGCAAAAAGAACAAATCGAAGAAGCCATCAGCAACAGCGGTTTTCAAGACCTGCAATTACAGGTGTATGAAACCATGCAACGCTATGACCAATTCACCCCCATCGTACAGCAGGCCCGCGACAAAGACGGCGATCAATCGGCCAGTTTCACCGATCGGCTCGACGATTTGTTGACCAATCGCTTCTTCGGGCCCATCGTTTTTTTTGGCTTGATGCTCTTGATTTTCCATGCGCTGTTCACCTGGGCCGAATTGCCCATGAATTTAATCGAAGGGGCCATTGGCTCTTTGAGTACTTTTTTGCAAAACAGCTTACCAGAACACTGGCTGACCAATTTGCTCACCGAGGGCGTTTTGGCGGGTTTTAGTGGCATTGTGGTCTTTATCCCCCAAATTGCGATTTTATTTTTCCTGATTTCCCTGCTTGAGGAGGTCGGATACATGGCCAGGGCCGCCTTTATGTTCGACCGCATCATGCAGTTTTTTGGTTTGAATGGCCGCAGCATCGTGGCGCTCATCTCCGGAGGGGCTTGTGCCATTCCGGCCATTATGAGTACCCGTACCATCAGCAATTGGAAAGAGCGTTTGATTACCATCCTGGTCACGCCCTTCATCAGCTGTTCGGCACGCATTCCGGTGTATACCGTGCTGATTGGTTTTGTTGTACCGCCCACTAAGATAGGTTTCATCAACCTGCAAGCCCTGGCCTTTATGGGCTTATACCTCTTGGGCATTGCTGCGGCACTCTTGTCTGCGCTGGTGTTTAAATTGATTTTGCGCACCAATGAAACCAGCTTTTTAATGTTGGAGCTGCCCGCCTACCGCTTGCCCGTGATGCGCAACGTGTGGCTCACGGTGTGGGAAAAAGTAAAAACTTTTACGGTGGAAGCGGGTCGAATCATTTTGATCATTACCATTGTGCTCTGGGTATTGTCCTCCTTTGGGCCTCCGGGATCCATTCCCGCCGCAGAAACTGCGGCTCAACGCAGCGCCCAGGAACAAAAAATGAATGCGGATGAGACACAGGATTTGGTGGATGCCAAAGTGATGGAGGCTTCCTTTGCCGGGCGATTGGGCAAATTCATCGAGCCGGTGATCAAACCGCTGGGTTTTGACTGGAAAATTGGCATTGCCCTGATTACTTCTTTTGCGGCCCGCGAGGTGTTTGTGGCCACCATGGCTACCATTTACAGCATTGGCCACCAGGATGACGAGTATTCCATCCGCGAAAAGATGGCCAATCAACGCGATCCGGTGACCAAAGAACTCGTCTACACGCCCGCTACTTCTCTTTCCTTATTGTTGTTCTACGTCTTTGCGATGCAGTGCATGAGCACCATCGCCGTGGTGCGCCGCGAGACGAAGTCCTGGAAATGGCCCCTGATTCAGTTTGGCTTCATGACCGGGCTAGCTTATTTGAGTAGCTGGTTGGCGTACATGTGGCTGAGTTGAGGAAATATCATAACTCTTCCTTAGATTGCACAAAAAACACCGCCACCTGTGGAAAAAACCATCTATCAAGGCAAGTTTACCTGGCTGGACGTCACCCAGCCCCACAAAATTCAACTGCTGGATATTGCTTCAAAATTCAATCTGCATGCTTATACGGTGCAAGATTGCCTGGAACCCGATCACTTGCCCAAATTCGAGATCGATGGCCTGGCTCGTTTTATCATCGTGCGCATTTACAACCCCAAGGATCTGGAAACACCGCACTCGGTGCAAGACCTCACCAGCAAGATTGCCCTATTTTATACCGATAATTATTTGATCACCATCCATCGCCTTCCTCAGCCTTATTTTGAAGAAATTGAAAAAAAATACCTGGCTCCAGGCCATACCATGACTCCCTGCGATGTAGCTACCCACATCATCTGGCATGCGGTTAATTCTTACCTGGAACCCGCACAATATCTGGATGATGAGGTAGATAAAATTGAATCTGCCATCTTTGCCCGCCATTCACGGGGTAAATTTGAAGAAAAACTCTACCATTTGCGGCGCATGATCAGCGTCAATAAAAAACTGCTGATTTTGACGGAAAGTGTCATCGATGAGGTCTATCGGGATACCAAGTCCAACCCTTTTATTCAGGATTTAAAAGACCTTAATCTCAAGTTGCACAGCAATTACGAGCACATCCATGAAGATGTATCCAACTTGCTCAACATTTACATCTCTATTTCGGCCCACAAGACCAATGAGGTGATGAAGGTACTGACCATTTTTTCGGTCTTTTTTATGCCGCTCACTTTTATTGTGGGCATTTATGGGATGAACTTCAAATACATGCCCGAATTGCAACTCAAATGGGGATATCCGGCCAGTCTGCTACTCATGCTGGTGATTATTGTGGTCATTTACACCTGGTTCAAACGCAAGAAGTGGTTGTAATTTAATACCCCTGGTTTTGCCGCAATCCCCCTCTGCGATTGAGTTCATCCTGTGGAATGGGCCAAAGCTCGTGTTTGTCCACTTTGAAATTGCTCCCCTTGTCCAGTTTTTCTCTTTTGTTGTTGCGTTCGTAGGCGTCAGCGTTGCTGATGTTGTGGCGAACAAAGGCTCCGTTAAGTCCCATTACTTTGTGGATCAGCGGTTTGCCATCGGATTTGATGCGGCGCAAATCAAACAAACGCTGGCCTTCAAAGGCCAACTCCGCTCTCCGCTCCTTGTACACAGCATCCAATAGGGCCGTTCCGCTGAGTCCCCCATCCAAAGTCAGCTTTACCCGTTGGCGCACAGCACCGAGATAATCACGGGTTTTTTCTGCAGCGTTGGTGTGGTAGGCAGCCTCGGCCGCAATCAACAACAAATCAGCGTAGCGCATGAAAATGAGGGTATTCGGCAATTTTGTACTGGAGCCGCCCAAACGTTGATTGGAAGGGACGTATAATTTCCGGCAAAAACGAGCTGATTTGCTGACTTCCGGTCGGGCATCAAAACTACGGGTGGTATCGCCGGGCACGGGCTGTTGGTGTTTGATGATGGTCCACTTGAGGCGAATGCTGTCATTGTCCATCAGGTATTGGCTCTCCAAATTCGTCGTAGGGCACAAGTATCCCCATCCTTTTTCGGCCCTGCTGCCACAAATGACCGGAATTGGGTTCCCAAAAGCGTTAAACGACCAAACGCCCGTACCAATGCTAAAAATGAACTCGCGACTGTTGGCATTCTGTGGGTTCCAAAGCTCGCCAAAGTCTGGCTCCAGCGCATAGGTTTGTTGCTCAATTATTTTTTCAGCCGCAGTCAGCGCAGCAGCCCAATTTTCGGTGTACAGTTCGGCTTTGGCCAAAAATGCCAAGGCGGCACCTTGGGTTGCCCGTCCACGGTCTTTGCCGCTTTGTTCGGTCAAAGTAGGCAATACCGCCGCCGCTTCCGTAAAATCCTGTTTGATTTGAGCATACACCCGCTGCGTTGAAGCCCTGCGCATGGTGTCAAGGTAAGCCGTAGGCACCACAGCCGTAACCAAGGGCACTGGGCCAAAATTTTTGACCAATTCAAAATAAAAAAAGCCGCGCAGGAATTTGGCTTCGGCCACCAGGCGGTTTTTTACATTATCCGGAATTTTGGCATTGCTCACACCGCCAATGGCGCTGTTGCACAAAAAAATGCCCTTGTAGTTCGACTGGTAAAAGTCGCGCAAACGCTCTCCGCGTGCATCCAGGGTATAATGCCCGGCTTGCATGAGTTCAATTCGGCGCTGGAAGTAGGGGATTACAATGGTGTCCCGACGGGTTTTACTCGTATCGAGCGGGTTATTCGAAAATCGAGGTGGATTGATGTCGTAGTTTTTGATGGTATCGCCCACCCAGGCATCGTCGGTAGCGGCGTCGTTGCAAAGGCGCCAGAAATGTACTTGCCACCAATCGTCAAAGGCCAGGGCGTTATAACAGAGGCGCACTGCGCCATCGCAGTCATTTTCGGTCAAAAAACGTTGTTCTTGGGTCGAGATTTCAGTGGGACCGTCCAGGAGAGTTTCTTCCAGTTTTTCACAAGTAGCAAGCCCACACACCAACGACAGGAAGAACAATAAACGCAGCGTAAGTTTCATTCCAATTTTTCATTTGATAACGCAAATCTAACGCTTATTGTCTATTCTAAATTTTTTGGTGCTTAAATAAAGCGTTTGTCCTTGGCCAACTTGATGGCATCGGCTTTGGAATGTACATCCAACTTCAGGTAAATGTTTTTGATGTGGGACTTTACGGTTTCCATATCGATGAACATTTCTTCGGCAATGCGTTTGCGGCTTTTGCCTAAGGAAATTTGTTCCAGAATTTCAGTTTCCCGACGGGTAAGTGGCGAGTTTTGATTGCGGTGGAAGGACTTGATCACCAGCCGTGCTACGTTGGCACTCATGGCCCCACCACCTTCCATTACTTCTTTGATGGCGTCAACCATCTTCTGGGGGCTGGCGTCTTTGGTCAGATAACCACTGGCACCATTGACCAGTGCCTCAAAAATGGTGTGCTCATTTTCATACACCGTGAGCATGATGATGGGGGTATTGGGCAGGATCTTTTTGATCTTGAGCAGGGCATCAATGCCGTTCAACCCAGGTAATTCGATGTCGAGTAAAATTACATCCGGTGCATCAGCGTGCAGTTTTTTGGCAGCATCTTCATAAGAGGCATAGGTGCTGATGACGGAATAACCTTCCATTCCGCCGATGAGGTAGGCGTAGCTATCGCGGATGGTTTCATCGTCTTCGATGAGGGTTACGTTTATGGTATATTGCATGTTGCTTGCTTTCGTCTGCGAAAATTCCCATGAATAAATTCATGGGCTGATGCTTTTTGGTGCCTCCAATTCCCATGAATAAATTCATGGGCTGGTACTTTTTGGTGCCTCCCACGAATAAATTCGTGGGTTGGCTAGGTTTATCATACGATATTTCTATTGTTCATTCAAGCACGGTCTTGCCATCTGCCGACATCACACCCTAACTCACACTCCAACCCACACCCTATCTTGGCTAGGTGCTTACATTCTTTGTTTTCAGGCTAAAACGCAGTTCCAGCCTGGTACCGCCAATCGGGAGTATTGCAAAATCCAGGTCAGCCTGGATCCGTTTGGCGCGAATCTGCATGTTGTCGATGCCATGGCCTTTTTTGATGGTATTCAAACTAAAGCCCTTGCCATTGTCGCGCAGGATGATGCGCCAACTTTGGAATCCGTTGGGCATCACCTCAAAAGTAACACTTTGCGCTTGCGAGTGTTTTAAACAATTGTTCAATGCTTCTTTAAAAATCATGATCAGGTTGCGGCTGTAATCGATGGGCACTACGACCCCTCGATAAACATCCTGAATGCCCTCACAAGAAAATTCGATCCCGGTATCCGCAAACAAGTCGACGCCAAAATCACGAATCCGGGTGAGTATTTCATACAGGTTGTCGCTGGAGGGATTGAGCGCCCAAATGATGTCCCGAGCGCCACCGTAAAGTTGGACCGCATTCTCTTTGATTTGACTGACAATACCTTTTACATCCGGTTGTTGGGGGCCGAGTTTGTTTTGCAAGATCTCGGTCAACAGGGCGATGCGGGTCAATTTATTCCCCAATTCATCGTGAAAATCTTCGGCGGTGCGGCGGCGTACCTTTTCTTGTTCTTCCTGGCGCAAAAGGGCCATTTGCCGTTTGCGTCGCGAGCGCAAGCGTACCCTAAAAGATTGGATAGCGATGCCCAATAA includes these proteins:
- a CDS encoding FeoA family protein; the protein is MKIGSKGHVSHFTDTCMACKLLSMGILPGTQIEVIRAAPFGGGCYIKADNLLIALRKSEACSIVIQ
- the feoB gene encoding ferrous iron transport protein B, with the protein product MPEQEPKIALIGNPNSGKTSIFNQLTGLQQKVGNFPGVTVDKKTGTLELPGGIRAELIDLPGAYSFYPTSKDEKLVVQSLVQPGNDNYPDAIVYIADVTKLEKHLLLFSQLKDLGIPVVLALNMADVAEQEGLQYDLDKLSQKLGAPALLLSGRSGEGMNKLKTMLAELLAQPAIGPVDSTQYRLSPEESKLIPQLQDKFPGYTPYQLVLLAHHVKWLPFLSPLQKEQIEEAISNSGFQDLQLQVYETMQRYDQFTPIVQQARDKDGDQSASFTDRLDDLLTNRFFGPIVFFGLMLLIFHALFTWAELPMNLIEGAIGSLSTFLQNSLPEHWLTNLLTEGVLAGFSGIVVFIPQIAILFFLISLLEEVGYMARAAFMFDRIMQFFGLNGRSIVALISGGACAIPAIMSTRTISNWKERLITILVTPFISCSARIPVYTVLIGFVVPPTKIGFINLQALAFMGLYLLGIAAALLSALVFKLILRTNETSFLMLELPAYRLPVMRNVWLTVWEKVKTFTVEAGRIILIITIVLWVLSSFGPPGSIPAAETAAQRSAQEQKMNADETQDLVDAKVMEASFAGRLGKFIEPVIKPLGFDWKIGIALITSFAAREVFVATMATIYSIGHQDDEYSIREKMANQRDPVTKELVYTPATSLSLLLFYVFAMQCMSTIAVVRRETKSWKWPLIQFGFMTGLAYLSSWLAYMWLS
- a CDS encoding CorA family divalent cation transporter encodes the protein MEKTIYQGKFTWLDVTQPHKIQLLDIASKFNLHAYTVQDCLEPDHLPKFEIDGLARFIIVRIYNPKDLETPHSVQDLTSKIALFYTDNYLITIHRLPQPYFEEIEKKYLAPGHTMTPCDVATHIIWHAVNSYLEPAQYLDDEVDKIESAIFARHSRGKFEEKLYHLRRMISVNKKLLILTESVIDEVYRDTKSNPFIQDLKDLNLKLHSNYEHIHEDVSNLLNIYISISAHKTNEVMKVLTIFSVFFMPLTFIVGIYGMNFKYMPELQLKWGYPASLLLMLVIIVVIYTWFKRKKWL
- a CDS encoding RagB/SusD family nutrient uptake outer membrane protein, with translation MKLTLRLLFFLSLVCGLATCEKLEETLLDGPTEISTQEQRFLTENDCDGAVRLCYNALAFDDWWQVHFWRLCNDAATDDAWVGDTIKNYDINPPRFSNNPLDTSKTRRDTIVIPYFQRRIELMQAGHYTLDARGERLRDFYQSNYKGIFLCNSAIGGVSNAKIPDNVKNRLVAEAKFLRGFFYFELVKNFGPVPLVTAVVPTAYLDTMRRASTQRVYAQIKQDFTEAAAVLPTLTEQSGKDRGRATQGAALAFLAKAELYTENWAAALTAAEKIIEQQTYALEPDFGELWNPQNANSREFIFSIGTGVWSFNAFGNPIPVICGSRAEKGWGYLCPTTNLESQYLMDNDSIRLKWTIIKHQQPVPGDTTRSFDARPEVSKSARFCRKLYVPSNQRLGGSSTKLPNTLIFMRYADLLLIAAEAAYHTNAAEKTRDYLGAVRQRVKLTLDGGLSGTALLDAVYKERRAELAFEGQRLFDLRRIKSDGKPLIHKVMGLNGAFVRHNISNADAYERNNKREKLDKGSNFKVDKHELWPIPQDELNRRGGLRQNQGY
- a CDS encoding response regulator transcription factor; this translates as MQYTINVTLIEDDETIRDSYAYLIGGMEGYSVISTYASYEDAAKKLHADAPDVILLDIELPGLNGIDALLKIKKILPNTPIIMLTVYENEHTIFEALVNGASGYLTKDASPQKMVDAIKEVMEGGGAMSANVARLVIKSFHRNQNSPLTRRETEILEQISLGKSRKRIAEEMFIDMETVKSHIKNIYLKLDVHSKADAIKLAKDKRFI